Genomic DNA from Bacteroidota bacterium:
TTGCGTTTTACGTTTTTTCACCTTACATTTGTGCTGCTTTAACGGATCAATCGGGGGTTGGCACATGCAGTTGCGTAAGTTATACCGTACGATCGAGAACATCGGTTCTCAGCCCTTCAGCAGTACGGAAGAGCTTCTTCGGCGCGTCCTCGAAGAAGTGGTGCGGAACGAAGAGATTAAGATCAAGGGAGGCCGGGCCTGGAAGTTCAACCCCAAGTCCGGCGCCTACCTGCTCCTCCAGCAGGTGGGAGAGATGGAACCGATAGAGCCCAACTATCAGGTGAAAGTCAAGGATTACCCCGTTTTTCAGCAGTTGTCG
This window encodes:
- a CDS encoding serine/threonine-protein phosphatase gives rise to the protein MQLRKLYRTIENIGSQPFSSTEELLRRVLEEVVRNEEIKIKGGRAWKFNPKSGAYLLLQQVGEMEPIEPNYQVKVKDYPVFQQLS